From the genome of Gammaproteobacteria bacterium, one region includes:
- a CDS encoding glycosyltransferase family 9 protein — MLTPLLAKLRQNFPSAEIVMTTPKAITPLYAKSPYGVRALPFDPRDAATLPPLFAESGFDLAIVPGDNRHAWLSLALGARWIVAFAGDRPAYKSWPVDELIPYPNTPAAWGDMVAQLAPGPAPQTYAPGDWPAPPFRSFDTPTSPYCVLHVGASTPLKLWEPDKWRILANMLTQRGLQVIWSGGKYEERIVAQIDPDGDFQSYAGRLDLAQLWHLVQGAQLLVSHDTGVAHLGRLTGTPTVTLFGPGSSIICGAGDFWRNAPYRAVTIPDFPCRDQRVLFKREIAWVRRCGRGIDKCAAPRCMQAMDTALVMNAINDLRLSTANAS, encoded by the coding sequence ATGCTGACACCCCTCCTCGCCAAGCTGCGCCAGAATTTTCCGTCAGCCGAGATCGTGATGACCACGCCCAAGGCCATCACGCCTTTGTACGCAAAATCACCCTATGGCGTGCGCGCCCTGCCCTTCGATCCGCGCGACGCCGCAACGCTGCCACCGCTGTTTGCCGAGTCCGGCTTCGATCTCGCCATCGTACCCGGCGACAACCGCCATGCGTGGCTTTCGCTGGCGCTCGGTGCACGCTGGATCGTCGCATTCGCGGGCGACCGGCCTGCCTACAAAAGTTGGCCAGTAGACGAACTGATACCCTACCCCAATACCCCCGCCGCCTGGGGCGACATGGTCGCACAACTGGCGCCAGGGCCAGCGCCACAGACCTATGCACCCGGCGACTGGCCTGCGCCACCCTTTAGATCTTTCGACACCCCCACCAGCCCCTATTGTGTGTTGCACGTCGGGGCGAGTACACCGCTCAAGCTGTGGGAACCAGACAAATGGCGCATCCTTGCCAACATGCTCACGCAGCGCGGCCTGCAAGTCATCTGGAGCGGTGGCAAATACGAAGAGCGCATCGTTGCCCAAATAGACCCGGACGGAGATTTTCAATCCTACGCGGGCCGGCTCGATCTGGCTCAGCTTTGGCATCTCGTGCAGGGCGCGCAGCTATTGGTGTCACACGACACGGGCGTGGCGCACCTGGGGCGTCTTACCGGCACACCCACCGTCACCCTGTTCGGGCCCGGATCGAGTATCATCTGTGGCGCCGGCGATTTCTGGCGCAACGCACCCTACCGCGCGGTCACCATTCCAGACTTCCCATGCCGCGACCAACGCGTCCTGTTCAAGCGCGAAATCGCCTGGGTACGCCGCTGTGGCCGCGGCATAGACAAGTGCGCCGCGCCGCGCTGCATGCAGGCGATGGACACTGCGTTGGTCATGAACGCCATCAATGACCTGCGCCTATCAACCGCTAACGCGTCATAG